One Lepus europaeus isolate LE1 chromosome 7, mLepTim1.pri, whole genome shotgun sequence DNA segment encodes these proteins:
- the MMP7 gene encoding matrilysin, protein MAALQLSLLGTVCLLSSSLALPLLQEAGGMKEPQWEQAQDYLKRFYFHGLKSKEVDSLETRLKEMQKFFGLPITGRLNSHLIEIMHKPRCGVPDVTEYSPLPSSPKWTSRVVTYRIVSYPFPTQNLSPVRVDQIVAKAFNLWSKEIPLQFKRLRLGIADIMIGFARGAHGDASPFDGPGNTLAHAFPPGPGLGGDAHFDNDEHWTDGSSLGINFLYVATHELGHSLGLDHSSDPNAVMYPTYEHADSQNFQLGQDDIEGIQKLYGEKKKK, encoded by the exons ATGGCAGCTTTGCAGCTCTCCCTGCTGGGTACTGTGTGTCTGCTGTccagcagcctggccctgcctctgctccaggaggcaggaggcatgaAGGAGCCACAGTGGGAACAGGCTCAG GACTATCTcaagagattttattttcatggcTTGAAATCAAAGGAAGTCGATAGTTTGGAAACCAGACTGAAGGAGATGCAGAAGTTCTTTGGCCTGCCTATAACTGGAAGGTTAAATTCCCACCTCATAGAAATAATGCATAAGCCCAGATGTGGTGTACCAGATGTTACAGAATACTCACCACTCCCAAGCAGCCCGAAGTGGACTTCCAGAGTAGTCACCTACAG GATCGTGTCATATCCATTTCCTACTCAAAACTTATCACCTGTCAGAGTGGACCAAATAGTGGCAAAGGCTTTCAACTTGTGGAGCAAAGAGATTCCACTGCAATTCAAGAGACTCCGGTTGGGAATTGCTGATATCATGATTGGCTTTGCCAGAGGAG CTCACGGGGACGCTAGCCCCTTTGATGGACCAGGAAACACACTGGCTCATGCCTTTCCACCTGGGCCCGGCCTTGGAGGAGATGCTCACTTTGATAATGATGAACACTGGACCGACGGTAGCAGTTTAG GAATTAACTTTCTGTACGTGGCAACTCATGAACTTGGCCATTCTTTGGGTCTGGATCACTCCTCTGATCCAAACGCTGTGATGTATCCAACCTATGAACATGCGGATTCCCAAAATTTCCAACTTGGACAGGATGATATTGAAGGCATTCAGAAGCTATATG gagagaagaagaagaaatga